A section of the Paenibacillus odorifer genome encodes:
- the pgsA gene encoding CDP-diacylglycerol--glycerol-3-phosphate 3-phosphatidyltransferase, producing MNLPNRITLARICLIPIMMFFLLVDFSFYPEPIHWGSFQLSVNHLVAAVIFLLAASTDGIDGYIARKYNMVTNLGKLLDPLADKLLVSAVLISLVELGRCDSWIAIVIISREFAVTGLRQIALLEGKVVAASKWGKIKTVVQIVAISLLLLNNFPFQFVSIPVDDIAIWAAALITIYSGIDYFVKNKDLLQLHNA from the coding sequence GTGAATTTGCCCAACCGCATCACGCTAGCTCGTATTTGCCTGATCCCGATTATGATGTTTTTTTTACTGGTGGATTTCAGTTTTTATCCAGAACCGATACATTGGGGCTCGTTTCAGCTATCTGTTAATCATTTGGTAGCAGCTGTAATCTTTTTGCTTGCGGCCAGCACGGATGGAATAGACGGCTACATTGCTAGGAAATATAATATGGTCACCAATCTCGGTAAACTCCTTGATCCACTTGCGGACAAACTGCTGGTATCTGCAGTTCTGATTTCACTTGTGGAGCTGGGCAGATGCGATTCATGGATTGCTATTGTAATCATCAGTCGTGAGTTTGCAGTCACCGGACTTCGCCAGATTGCATTGCTAGAGGGAAAAGTGGTTGCCGCCAGCAAATGGGGCAAGATAAAGACGGTTGTACAAATTGTTGCGATCTCACTGCTGTTGTTGAATAATTTCCCATTTCAATTTGTCAGTATTCCTGTAGACGATATTGCTATTTGGGCCGCAGCGCTGATCACTATTTATTCTGGAATTGATTATTTTGTGAAGAATAAGGATCTGCTACAGCTGCATAATGCGTAA
- a CDS encoding YajQ family cyclic di-GMP-binding protein codes for MSSECSFDIVSKMDMQELTNAIHQTEKEIDNRFDFKNSKSSLKMEKDALIIASEDEYKLNAVIDILQSKMVKRGITLKNLDFGKVEPASLGSVRQRLGLKQGIDQENAKKINILIRDSKLKVKSQIQGDQIRVTGKSRDDLQQIIQILRKADLPLDLQFMNMK; via the coding sequence ATGAGTTCAGAATGTTCATTTGATATTGTATCCAAAATGGATATGCAGGAGTTAACGAATGCTATTCACCAAACAGAGAAAGAGATCGACAACCGCTTTGATTTTAAGAACAGCAAAAGCAGTCTGAAGATGGAGAAAGACGCACTTATAATCGCCTCTGAAGACGAATATAAGCTAAACGCTGTTATTGATATTTTACAATCAAAGATGGTGAAAAGAGGCATCACCCTAAAGAATCTGGACTTTGGTAAAGTAGAACCGGCTTCCCTGGGATCTGTACGTCAACGTTTAGGGCTTAAGCAAGGCATTGATCAGGAGAATGCGAAAAAGATTAATATTCTGATCCGTGATTCAAAATTAAAGGTGAAGAGCCAGATCCAAGGGGATCAAATTCGTGTAACCGGCAAGAGCCGCGATGATTTGCAGCAGATTATTCAGATTTTGCGTAAAGCTGATTTGCCGCTGGATCTACAATTCATGAACATGAAATAG
- a CDS encoding helix-turn-helix domain-containing protein has product MSELGRQLKEARLQKGMSLDDVQEVTKIRKKYLEAIESGDYKVLPGSFYVRAFIKTYAEAVGMSPDELLEEHGNVPAPPADTTMETVIQKRSRRPETERNAKWLPTVLMWTFPILIIVVIYIYASSLNKADPDQVDQTNITNNVQDPNTAQTSPPASGGGVVAPTSSAGAEATTEPTTEPTPTPTPTPTPQSITVTPDGKSGKTTKFKVTAPAGSEVKVEIVASGVSWLEVYKGENSKGEKLSFGNTAAGETMSFVLGSEGMYIKSGYSPATEITVNGQVITDEKTSSRLLLNLDDGSGSEGTQSEGTGE; this is encoded by the coding sequence ATGTCGGAACTGGGCCGGCAATTGAAAGAGGCACGTCTGCAAAAAGGGATGAGTCTTGACGATGTCCAGGAAGTAACAAAAATTCGCAAAAAGTATTTGGAAGCCATCGAGTCTGGAGACTACAAGGTGCTTCCAGGAAGTTTTTATGTGAGGGCGTTTATCAAAACGTATGCAGAAGCAGTAGGCATGAGTCCTGACGAACTGCTCGAGGAGCATGGGAACGTACCTGCACCACCCGCAGACACGACCATGGAGACGGTGATTCAAAAGCGCAGCCGTAGACCCGAAACCGAACGGAATGCAAAATGGCTGCCAACGGTGCTAATGTGGACATTCCCTATATTGATTATTGTAGTGATTTACATTTATGCTTCTAGTTTAAACAAAGCAGACCCTGATCAAGTTGATCAAACAAATATCACCAATAATGTGCAGGATCCTAATACAGCACAAACTTCTCCACCCGCATCAGGAGGCGGTGTTGTAGCGCCTACTTCCTCGGCAGGTGCTGAAGCAACTACAGAGCCAACTACGGAGCCTACGCCAACACCGACGCCAACGCCGACTCCTCAATCTATCACGGTTACACCAGATGGGAAGTCAGGCAAAACAACGAAATTTAAGGTCACAGCTCCTGCCGGAAGCGAAGTTAAGGTTGAGATTGTTGCATCCGGAGTAAGCTGGCTTGAAGTTTACAAAGGCGAGAACTCTAAAGGTGAAAAACTCTCCTTCGGAAATACAGCTGCAGGAGAAACTATGAGCTTCGTTCTTGGTAGTGAGGGCATGTATATTAAGTCTGGGTATTCCCCAGCAACTGAGATTACCGTAAATGGTCAAGTAATCACGGATGAGAAGACTTCTTCACGTCTCCTGCTTAATCTTGACGACGGTTCTGGAAGTGAAGGTACCCAAAGTGAAGGGACAGGCGAATAA
- a CDS encoding DUF3388 domain-containing protein, with product MEYKQWYMEYKIHKNRPGLLGDIASMLGMLEVNILTINGVEGKTRGMLLETNDDEKIMLMGEMLKKVDNITVSALRSPRLVDKLAVRHGRYIERDSDDRKTFRFTRDELGLLVDFLGELFKKDGNQVVGLRGMPRVGKTESIIAGSVCAMKRWTFVSSTLLRQTVRSQLAEDEMNPHNVFIIDGIVSTIRSNEKHYNLLQNVMSMPSTKVIEHPDIFVRESEYSYDDFDIIIELRNNPTEEILYESFTTSYSDDL from the coding sequence GTGGAATATAAACAGTGGTATATGGAATACAAGATTCACAAGAACAGACCCGGTCTGCTTGGTGATATCGCTTCAATGTTAGGGATGCTGGAAGTTAACATTCTGACGATTAATGGAGTTGAAGGAAAAACTCGCGGAATGTTGCTGGAGACCAATGATGATGAGAAAATTATGCTGATGGGCGAAATGCTCAAAAAAGTTGATAATATTACAGTTTCAGCTCTGCGGTCTCCTAGGCTCGTGGACAAGCTGGCTGTGCGCCATGGGCGATATATTGAACGGGATTCAGATGATCGGAAGACGTTTCGTTTCACCCGCGATGAGTTAGGTCTATTGGTTGATTTTCTCGGTGAGCTGTTTAAAAAAGATGGGAATCAGGTTGTAGGACTGCGTGGTATGCCCCGTGTAGGAAAGACGGAATCCATTATAGCTGGCAGTGTCTGTGCTATGAAACGCTGGACATTTGTCTCGTCCACACTGTTGCGGCAGACGGTGCGGAGTCAATTGGCTGAAGATGAGATGAACCCACATAATGTATTTATTATTGATGGTATAGTTAGTACGATCCGCTCTAATGAGAAACATTATAATTTATTACAAAATGTTATGAGCATGCCAAGCACAAAGGTTATAGAGCATCCAGATATTTTCGTACGCGAATCTGAGTACAGTTATGATGACTTTGATATTATTATTGAGCTGCGGAATAATCCAACTGAAGAAATCTTGTACGAGTCGTTTACGACGAGCTACAGTGATGATTTATAG
- a CDS encoding DUF3243 domain-containing protein yields MTQDDSVIKNFDTWKKFLGKRVVQAEKLGMSQDTISKLAFEIGEFLDEKVDPANTQNRAIKELWDVGNDEEKQTIAKLMVKLAKDNA; encoded by the coding sequence ATGACACAAGACGATAGCGTAATCAAAAATTTTGACACCTGGAAGAAATTCTTAGGTAAACGGGTTGTACAGGCAGAGAAACTTGGGATGAGTCAAGACACAATCTCAAAGCTGGCTTTTGAAATCGGGGAATTCCTTGATGAAAAAGTGGATCCAGCAAACACTCAAAACCGTGCGATCAAAGAGCTATGGGATGTCGGCAACGATGAAGAAAAGCAAACGATTGCTAAACTCATGGTCAAGTTGGCGAAAGACAACGCCTAA
- the ymfI gene encoding elongation factor P 5-aminopentanone reductase: MALLGESNKPLGEMTVLVTGGSGGIGGAIAERFASVGMNIVIHYKHSHEAANDVARRCMALGAKVMTVNADMKDRSQIVRMAEKLESNGMQPDILVNNAGKSHYGMLADVSEEEWDDIMAINLKGTFMCSQIFMPYMVSQRYGRIINVSSVWGISGASCEVAYSASKGGVNAFTKALAKELAPSGVTVNAVAPGAVNTNMLSNLQEDEVRMLEDEIPAGRLATPNEISSLIYFLALPESGYITGQIISPNGGWIT; the protein is encoded by the coding sequence ATGGCGCTTTTGGGAGAGAGCAACAAACCATTAGGAGAAATGACAGTTCTGGTGACAGGGGGCAGCGGGGGAATCGGTGGCGCCATTGCAGAACGGTTTGCCTCTGTGGGCATGAATATTGTTATACACTACAAGCACTCACATGAAGCTGCTAATGATGTCGCTCGGCGTTGTATGGCCCTTGGAGCAAAGGTAATGACTGTAAATGCGGATATGAAGGATCGCAGTCAGATTGTACGAATGGCGGAGAAGCTTGAAAGCAATGGAATGCAGCCGGATATCCTTGTTAACAATGCCGGTAAATCTCATTACGGGATGCTCGCTGATGTGAGCGAAGAGGAATGGGACGATATTATGGCCATTAACTTGAAAGGTACCTTTATGTGCAGCCAGATTTTTATGCCGTACATGGTATCCCAGCGTTATGGCCGAATCATCAACGTTTCTTCCGTGTGGGGAATATCGGGAGCCTCTTGTGAGGTCGCTTATTCAGCCAGTAAAGGCGGAGTAAATGCTTTTACTAAGGCGTTAGCCAAAGAATTAGCACCTTCTGGCGTAACTGTGAACGCGGTAGCTCCAGGAGCGGTTAATACGAATATGTTGTCTAACCTACAGGAGGATGAGGTCCGGATGCTGGAGGATGAGATTCCGGCGGGACGTTTGGCTACTCCGAACGAAATCTCCTCATTGATTTACTTTTTGGCACTGCCAGAATCCGGGTATATTACTGGGCAGATCATTAGCCCTAACGGTGGCTGGATTACGTAA
- the yfmH gene encoding EF-P 5-aminopentanol modification-associated protein YfmH: MEQIQYDRLQETLYHEVMDNGLQVYVLPKPTFKKTYATFATKYGSVDNHFHVAGGEETTVPDGIAHFLEHKMFEEPEGDIFATFASNGASANAFTSFDQTVYLFSATENIETNLSTLVDFVQRPYFTDENVEKEKGIIGQEINMYADNPDWRVYFGLIEAMYSKHPVRIDIAGTIESISTITKETLYTCYNSFYHPSNMLLFVVGGVDPEKVFSLIRSNQQGKSYGKQGEIKRIFEEEPEQVATKRLESKLAVSMPKIMFGFKEKVDGLTGEAALKRDLATKLMLDLLVGSSTALYQKLYDEELISDSFGHEFNSSEQYAFSAMGGDTKDPDLLLKRIKEEVDQILKSGFAEKDFERARKKKIGGYLRMLNSPESIAHEFTRYQFRGGDLFEVLPIYESITLAEVNERLHAHVNWEQLAVSLVVSP, translated from the coding sequence ATGGAACAGATTCAATACGACAGACTTCAAGAGACCCTTTATCATGAGGTGATGGATAATGGGCTTCAGGTTTATGTATTGCCAAAACCAACATTCAAAAAAACTTACGCCACATTTGCAACTAAATACGGTTCTGTAGATAACCATTTTCATGTCGCAGGTGGAGAAGAGACCACTGTTCCTGATGGTATAGCTCACTTTTTGGAGCACAAAATGTTTGAAGAGCCAGAAGGCGATATTTTTGCCACTTTTGCCTCAAATGGAGCTTCAGCTAACGCTTTTACAAGTTTCGATCAGACGGTTTATCTTTTCTCGGCAACAGAAAACATAGAGACCAACCTTAGTACACTCGTTGATTTTGTGCAACGACCTTATTTTACGGATGAGAATGTAGAAAAGGAAAAAGGGATCATTGGTCAAGAAATCAATATGTATGCAGATAATCCAGACTGGCGTGTGTACTTTGGCCTTATTGAGGCGATGTATTCGAAACATCCGGTTCGGATTGATATTGCCGGAACTATAGAGTCGATTAGTACGATTACGAAAGAAACACTGTACACTTGTTACAATTCTTTTTATCATCCCAGCAATATGCTGTTGTTCGTAGTGGGTGGTGTGGATCCGGAGAAGGTATTCTCCTTGATTCGCAGCAATCAGCAGGGGAAATCTTATGGTAAACAAGGTGAGATTAAGCGTATTTTTGAAGAGGAGCCGGAACAAGTCGCTACGAAGCGCTTGGAAAGTAAACTCGCCGTTTCGATGCCTAAGATTATGTTTGGATTTAAGGAAAAAGTTGATGGTCTTACAGGTGAAGCTGCGCTTAAGCGTGATCTGGCCACTAAGCTTATGCTTGATTTGCTGGTTGGCAGCAGCACAGCGTTGTACCAAAAGCTCTATGATGAAGAACTGATCTCAGACAGCTTTGGCCATGAATTTAATAGTTCAGAACAATATGCTTTTTCAGCTATGGGTGGAGATACCAAGGACCCTGATTTGCTTCTAAAACGAATAAAAGAAGAAGTGGATCAGATCTTAAAGTCTGGCTTTGCTGAGAAGGATTTCGAGCGGGCACGGAAAAAGAAAATAGGCGGATATTTGCGCATGCTGAACTCCCCTGAAAGTATCGCACATGAATTTACACGTTACCAATTCCGCGGTGGTGACCTGTTTGAAGTTCTGCCTATTTACGAATCGATTACTTTAGCTGAAGTGAATGAGCGTTTACATGCCCATGTAAATTGGGAGCAGCTCGCTGTTTCACTAGTGGTGAGTCCTTAA